One window from the genome of Cryobacterium sp. GrIS_2_6 encodes:
- a CDS encoding ABC transporter permease, whose amino-acid sequence MTTVAARPTAPQGIRRKRTSPGGGIGRYIAVRFLLIFPTIFILVSMVFWLMRATGDPITAALGGRLTADQLAERIHAAGYDRPILVQYFEYLGQIFTGNFGTTISTNKPVVDVLLTYGVATAELAFYALLVAFIVGIPLGMVAAYFRDKGQDASLRIFAILCYATPVFFSGLLLKLIFSVWLKVLPVAGRATTGSELQMQFLPSKTGIYTIDAIMTGNPTVLMDVLAHAVLPAIALGLLTAGVFLRLVRTNVIGTLGTDYVDAARSRGVSEFRLVSKHAYRPALIPIITVIGLQIALLLGGAVLTETTFEWKGLGFMLSEFLKARDFVAVQGIVALLAVIVALSNFIVDIIAAIIDPRVRY is encoded by the coding sequence ATGACAACAGTGGCAGCGCGCCCGACCGCCCCCCAGGGAATCCGGCGCAAACGAACCTCCCCAGGCGGGGGGATCGGTCGTTACATCGCCGTCCGCTTCCTGCTCATCTTCCCGACGATCTTTATTCTCGTCTCCATGGTCTTCTGGCTGATGCGCGCGACCGGCGACCCGATCACGGCCGCCCTCGGTGGCCGCCTCACCGCCGACCAGCTCGCCGAACGCATCCACGCGGCCGGCTACGACCGGCCCATCCTGGTCCAGTACTTCGAGTACCTCGGCCAGATCTTCACCGGCAACTTCGGCACGACGATCAGCACGAACAAGCCCGTCGTCGACGTCCTCCTCACCTATGGCGTCGCCACCGCCGAGCTCGCGTTCTACGCGCTCCTCGTCGCATTCATCGTCGGCATCCCGCTCGGCATGGTCGCCGCGTACTTCCGCGACAAGGGCCAGGACGCCTCCCTCCGAATCTTCGCGATCCTCTGCTACGCCACCCCGGTTTTCTTCTCCGGCCTGCTTCTGAAGCTGATCTTCTCGGTCTGGCTCAAAGTCCTGCCCGTCGCGGGACGGGCGACGACCGGCTCGGAGCTGCAGATGCAGTTCCTGCCCAGCAAGACCGGCATTTACACGATCGACGCGATCATGACCGGCAACCCCACGGTGCTCATGGATGTGCTCGCGCACGCCGTGCTCCCGGCGATCGCCCTTGGCCTCCTCACCGCCGGTGTCTTCCTCCGTCTCGTGCGCACCAACGTCATCGGCACCCTCGGCACCGATTACGTGGATGCCGCCCGGTCGCGGGGGGTGAGCGAGTTCCGGCTGGTCTCCAAGCACGCATACCGGCCGGCCCTGATCCCGATCATCACCGTGATCGGCCTGCAGATCGCCCTGCTTCTCGGCGGTGCCGTGCTGACCGAGACGACCTTCGAATGGAAGGGCCTCGGCTTCATGCTCTCCGAATTCCTCAAGGCACGTGACTTCGTCGCCGTGCAGGGTATCGTCGCCCTGCTCGCCGTGATCGTGGCGTTGTCCAACTTCATCGTGGACATCATCGCCGCGATCATCGACCCGAGGGTGAGGTACTGA
- a CDS encoding ABC transporter substrate-binding protein, which translates to MAFSPTRRTRLIGGLALVAASALVLAGCSAGGTTASAGGTLLIGTTDKVTTLDPAGSYDNGSFAVMNQVFPFLMNSAYGTADVTPDIATKAEFTTPTEYTVTLKPDLVFANGHKLTSSDVKFSFDRQLSIADANGPSTLLYNLASVAAPDDTTVVFTLKAANDQVFPQILSSPAGVIVDEETFSATAITPDADIVKANAFAGQYVITSYDFNNLIGYKANKDYKGNLGAAKSDVVNVKYYADASNLKLDVQEGNIDVAFRSLSSTDIDDLRGNDKVKVVDGPGGEIRYIVFNFDTQPFGAKTPEADPAKSLAVRQAVADLVDRAEIAKQVYKGTYTPLYSYVPAGMTGATESLKGLYGDGNGGPDKAKAKATLEAAGITSPVALNLQYNTDHYGPGSSDEYALVKDQLDASGLFTVNLASTEYVTYSKERVKDAYPAYQLGWFPDYSDADNYLTPFFADGNFVGNHYSDSVVNDLIKQQAVTTDKDARTKLIEEIQDKVAAQLSTLPLLQGAQVAVTGTTVTGTTDTLDASFKFRYAALKKG; encoded by the coding sequence ATGGCATTTTCACCCACCAGGCGCACCAGGCTGATCGGGGGACTGGCGCTCGTCGCCGCTTCCGCGCTCGTCCTCGCCGGCTGCTCGGCAGGCGGCACCACTGCAAGCGCCGGAGGCACCCTCCTGATCGGCACGACCGACAAGGTCACGACGCTCGACCCGGCCGGCTCGTACGACAACGGCTCGTTCGCCGTGATGAACCAGGTCTTCCCGTTCCTGATGAACAGCGCATACGGCACCGCCGATGTGACGCCGGACATCGCGACCAAGGCCGAGTTCACGACCCCCACCGAGTACACGGTCACGCTCAAGCCCGACCTCGTCTTCGCGAACGGTCACAAGCTCACGTCCTCGGACGTGAAGTTCAGCTTTGACCGCCAGCTGTCGATCGCGGACGCCAACGGCCCGTCGACCCTGCTCTACAACCTCGCGAGCGTCGCGGCTCCGGACGACACCACCGTCGTCTTCACCCTGAAGGCCGCAAACGACCAGGTCTTCCCGCAGATCCTGTCGAGCCCTGCCGGCGTGATCGTCGACGAGGAGACCTTCTCGGCGACCGCGATCACGCCCGATGCCGACATCGTGAAGGCGAACGCCTTCGCAGGCCAGTACGTCATCACGAGCTACGACTTCAACAACCTCATCGGGTACAAGGCCAACAAGGACTACAAGGGCAATCTCGGCGCGGCGAAGTCGGATGTCGTCAACGTGAAGTACTACGCCGACGCGTCGAACCTCAAGCTCGACGTGCAGGAAGGCAATATCGACGTCGCCTTCCGCAGCCTGTCCTCGACGGACATCGATGACCTGCGCGGCAACGACAAGGTCAAGGTCGTCGACGGACCCGGCGGGGAGATCCGCTACATCGTGTTCAACTTCGACACCCAGCCGTTCGGCGCCAAGACGCCCGAGGCCGACCCGGCCAAGTCGCTCGCCGTCCGCCAGGCCGTCGCCGACCTCGTCGACCGTGCCGAAATCGCCAAGCAGGTCTACAAGGGCACGTACACGCCGCTCTACTCCTACGTTCCGGCCGGCATGACCGGTGCCACCGAGTCCCTCAAGGGCCTCTACGGCGACGGCAACGGAGGCCCCGACAAGGCGAAGGCCAAGGCAACGCTCGAAGCCGCTGGCATCACGAGCCCTGTCGCCCTCAACCTGCAGTACAACACCGACCACTACGGCCCCGGCTCGAGCGATGAATACGCGCTCGTCAAGGATCAGCTCGACGCCTCCGGCCTCTTCACGGTCAACCTGGCTTCGACGGAGTACGTCACGTACTCCAAGGAGCGCGTGAAAGACGCATACCCCGCTTACCAGCTCGGCTGGTTCCCGGATTACTCGGACGCGGACAACTATCTGACGCCGTTCTTCGCCGATGGTAACTTCGTCGGAAACCACTACAGCGACTCTGTCGTCAACGACCTGATCAAGCAGCAGGCCGTCACGACCGACAAGGACGCCCGTACCAAGCTCATCGAGGAGATCCAGGACAAGGTCGCAGCCCAGCTGTCGACCCTGCCCCTCCTCCAGGGCGCCCAGGTCGCCGTCACCGGGACCACGGTCACCGGAACCACCGACACGCTCGACGCATCCTTCAAGTTCCGCTACGCGGCGCTGAAGAAGGGCTAA